In Legionella israelensis, the genomic window TTAAAGCCGAGCAAATGTTAATGAATTATGAATGTATTGTTTCTCCTTCGGCTATAATTGATTTAACAGAAATCGTCACAGACGAGTTGCATTTATATTCATCTCAATACCACTTGAATTCTGGCGAGTGCAACGTGGATTTTGGTTGATTTTTAATCTATTATGACTGTAAATAAATATACCAGAAATAAGTACCCCAAGTGTGTTTCAAACTTTTAAATAAGTGAAAGATAGTAGCCATACGTATTTAAAAGAAAAGATTTCTGGGAAAATTGTTCAGTATAATGATAATTTTATATACTTAATACTTGGATTCAGATAAAAAACTCGGTAATATTCCGACCTTACAAATGCAAATTGTTTAGGAGTAATACAATGGCTGTACAGCAAAATAGAAAAACACGCTCAAAACGTGACATGCGTCGCTCTCATGATGCATTAAAAAAACCAACTCTTTCAGTGGACCCGACCACCGGTGAAACTCACCGTCGTCATCATATGACCGAAGATGGATATTATCGTGGCAGAAAAATTCTCGACACAGATACTGTTTACGAAGATCAAGAGTAATTGCCTTGAATAATATCACCATTGCTGTAGACGCAATGGGCGGTGATCACGGTTTGAAAATTGTGGTTCCTGCCTCTGTTCGCGCTATAAAAAAACATCCAAATTTAAAATTGCTTCTAGTTGGTGATCAGGAGCAGATTAATGTCATGTTAAAAAAACATGGGGCTAAGGATTCAAAGCAAATTTCAGTCGTTCATGCCTCTGAAATTGTATCCATGGATGAATTACCTTCTCATGCGCTTAGGAACAAAAAAGATTCTTCCATGCGCGTTGCAATTAATCTTGTGAAAGAGAAGAAAGCACAAGCCTGTGTCAGTGCTGGTAATACCGGAGCACTAATGGCGACTGCACGTTTTGTATTGAAGACCTTGCCAGGAATTGATCGGCCAGCCATCATTTCTGAACTTCCTACCATGAAGGGTAGGACAAGGGTTATTGATTTAGGCGCGAATGTAGACTCCTGTACAGAGCATTTATTTCAATTTGCTGTTATGGGATCTGCCTTGATACAGGCTGTGGATAAGAAAAAGAATCCCAAAATCGCATTACTAAATATAGGTGTTGAGGAAATAAAAGGTAATGACCAGGTTAAACGAACGGCTCATATGCTTGCTGAAAGTCCCGTGATGAATTATGTCGGCTATGTTGAAGGCAATCATTTTTATACCGGCGAAGTTGACTTGGTCGTGTGCGATGGCTTTGTCGGTAATGTAGCTTTAAAGGCCAGTGAAGGTCTTGCCCAACTGATGCAAACTGTTTTTAAAGAATCATTTGGCAAAAATTGGCTGGTAAGGTTATCCAGCCTTTTTGCACTGCCTGCGATAAAAAATCTTAAAAACCGAATGGATCCGGCGAAATATAACGGAGCCAGTCTTTTGGGATTAAACGGCATTGTTGTAAAAAGTCATGGCGGAGCAAATGAACTTGCCTTTCAATATGCCATTGAGGAAGCTATGTTGGAAGTGAAAAATAATGTGGTGGATTTGGTCCGTGATCAAATCACTGACTTTATCAATCAAGGTTTACTATTATGAAAAATGCTGTGATTAATGGAACTGGAAGCTATTTGCCTGAGCAAATTCTCACTAATGCTGAACTGGAAAAACAGCTGGATACCAGTGATGAATGGATTGTATCTCGTACAGGCATTCAAAGTCGGCGAATAGCTGGGGAACATGAAACAACCTCCTACATGGCTTCCAAGGCGGCCTCGGCAGCACTCAGAAACTCTGGTTTGAAACCTGATGATATTGATTTAATTCTTGTCGCAACTTGTACTCCGAATCAAATATTTCCCAGTATGGCCTGTTGTGTTCAGAATGAATTAAATATTACACGCACTATTCCTGCTTTTGATATTAGTGCTGCCTGCAGTGGTTTTATTTATGCGATGGATGTGGCATGGCAATATATTCGAAGCGGCGCAGCCAAACATATTATGGTTGTTGGCAGCGAAAGTATGTCACGAGCCGTTGATTGGACAGATCGCTCCACTTGCATTCTCTTTGGTGACGGTGCAGGTGCAGTGGTCCTCAGCGCCAGTGATCATCGGGAGGGAATTTTAGGTAGTACACTTCATTCAGTATATGATAAGGATATGCTGTTAACCTATCCAAATTTTTCATCCATGGATGAAAAGGCTTTTATCGGGATGAAGGGCAATGATGTTTTTAAAATCGCTGTAAACATTATGAGTGACATTGTTGATGAAGTGCTTAGCTCAAGCCAGTTACAGAAATCCGATATAAAATGGCTTGTTCCACATCAGGCTAACATACGAATTATCCAGGCCATTGCCAAGAAACTAAGTTTACCTATGTCTCAGGTTGTTGTTACTATTGATTACCAAGGCAATACATCTGCTGCATCCATTCCATTGGCACTGGATTATGCCATTCGTCAAAATCGTATAAAACATGATGATATTATTTTGTTGGAATCATTCGGTGGAGGCATGACCTGGGGTGCTATGGTTATTAAGTGTTAAGGTAAGGTTGTATGGTAAATAAATCTTTTGTCTTTCCAGGCCAGGGTTCGCAATTTGTTGGCATGCTTCATGATCTAGCTCAGGAGTTTTCCATCGTTAAAGCGACTTTTGAACAAGTATCAGACGCTGTATTGTTTGACGTATGGGAACTAATTCAGCAAGGCCCACAGGAGAAATTAGATCAGACAGAATATACCCAGGTAGCCATGCTGACAGCCGATGTGGCTGTTTTTAAAATCCTTCAACAATGTGGCTTGAGTAAAGCCATCATGATGGCTGGTCACAGTCTGGGTGAATATGCTGCTCTTGTATGTGCTGATGCAATATCATTAATTGAAGCTGCGCCATTAGTCATGAAACGCGGGCAGCTTATGCAGACAAATGTGCCTTTAGGTCAGGGAGCTATGGCTGCTATAATAGGGCTTGAAGATGAGCAGGTGCGCCAAATATGTGAACAGGCCTGCAATGTAAAAGAAAATGTCTCAGCTGCCAATTATAATGCCATAGGGCAAGTGGTTATTGCCGGGCACCTGTCTGCAGTGGATCGCGCAATTCAAATGGCTTTGAAGCAGGAAGCCAGGATGGCCAAGAAAATACCAGTCAGTGTGCCGTGCCATTGTTCCTTATTGACGGAGGCTGCAGAAAAATTTGGTGAATATCTTGAAGCTACCCATTTTACAACACCATCCATAGATGTCATTAATAATGTGGACTTAAGTGTTTATCAAACTCCACAGCAAATAAAGACTCGTTTACAGGAACAACTATATAGCCCGGTCCGTTGGGTTGAGACGATACAGCTAATGAAAAACCGGGGAGTTGAAATGGTTATTGAGTGCGGTCCTGGTAAAGTCTTGACTGGCCTTACGAAACGTATTGATCGTGATTTAAAAGCCATTAATGTATCCGATTTACAAAGTCTTGAACAAATGAACAATGCAGTTGTATAAGAGGAACGTATGTCATTAAAATTAGAAGATAAAATTGCACTGGTTACAGGAGCTACTCGTGGAATAGGCAAGGCCATTGCCTTGCAACTGGCAAAAAATGGCGCTTATGTCATTGGTACAGCTACCTCTGAAAAAGGTGTTATTGCCATTAATGATATGTTGCGCCAGGAAAATCTAAGCGGTGAAGGTTTACAATTAGATGTGACAGATTCGGCTCAGATTGAAAATTTAATGAGTCAGTTGTCGGATAAAAACCAATCTCCAGCCATCTTGGTAAACAATGCAGGAATCACTGCAGATAACTTGTTGCTGCGTATGGATGATGAGGAGTGGTATCGAGTGATAGAAACCAACTTAAATTCAGTCTACCGCATGAGCAAAGCCTGTTTAAAATCCATGTTTCGAGCCCGTTGGGGAAGAATCATTAATATTGGTTCAGTGGTTGGGGCAAGTGGTAATTCAGGTCAGTCAAATTACACAGCAGCTAAAGCCGGGATAGTAGGTTTTTCAAAATCACTGGCTCAGGAAATCGGCAGTAGGGGTATAACAGTGAATGTGGTGGCCCCAGGCTTTATTGATACGGATATGACAGCATCATTACCTGATGCAGTGAAAGAAGAAATGTTAAAAAGAATACCATTAAGAAAACTGGGAATGGTAGATGACGTTGCAGAAACTGTTGTTTTTTTAGCATCAGATAGTGCGAAATATATCACAGGTGAAACAATTCATGTCAATGGTGGGATGTATATGGACTAAGAGACTTGCGTTCTCTGAATATTTGAATAAACTACGCAACAGAATTATTGGAATTCGTTTTTATGAAATGCAGTTCATTTGACTAAAGCAATATGATTTTCGTTAAATGATTTTCAATAGGTATAATTAAGAAACTGTTTTTTTAACCGAGAGAGGACAAAAAAATTATGAGTACAGTTGAAGAACGAGTGCGTAAAATTGTGGTTGAGCAATTGGGCGTTAAAGAAGAGGAATTAAAAAATGACGCCTCTTTTGTTGATGATTTGGGAGCTGACTCTCTGGATACTGTTGAATTAGTGATGGCACTTGAAGAAGAATTTGAAACAGAAATTCCGGATGAAAAAGCTGAAAAAATAACCACAATTCAAGAAGCAATCGATTATATTGAGGCTAATTTAAATAAAGAAGAAGCCTGATTTATTTAGGAGTTTTACATTGAATAAGCGGCGTGTAGTAATTACTGGCATGGGGATGGTTACCCCTGTTGGACTTAATGTTGAAGAAAGCTGGAAAAATATTTTGTCTGGTGTTAGTGGTGTTGGCAAAGTTGAGGACTTTGATGCCACTGATTATCCTACAAAGATATGGGCCAAAGTAAAAAATTTTGACATTGAAAAATATGTGCCGCTTAAAGATGCACGAAAAATGGATGTTTTTACTCAATATGGTATCGCTGCAGCTGATGAAGCCATTAATGATGCCAGGTTGAAAATTGACGATCATTTATCTTTACGTACTGGAGTTGCTGTAGGAGCTGGTATTGGCGGCATTCAGACTATTACCAATAATCAGGAACGATTGCTTGAAGGAGGTCCCAGAAAGGTATCACCATTTTTCATTCCTGCAGGTATTATCAATATGGTTGCCGGCCAGATTTCCATCCGTCATCGTTTAAAAGGACCTAATATTTCCGTCGTTACGGCCTGTACTACCGGCACACATAACATTGGCTTTGCTGGTCGTATGATCGCCCATGGCGATGCTGATGTAATGGTATGTGGCGGTGCTGAAATGACAACGACTCCCTTGTGCCTGGCAGGATTTTCTGCTGTTCGATCATTATCCAAACGAAATGATGAGCCTGAAAAAGCATCAAGACCATGGGATAAAGATCGCGATGGTTTTGTCATGGGTGAGGGGGCCGGTATTTTTGTTCTGGAAGAATATGAACACGCAAAAGCCAGGGGTGCAAAAATTTATGCTGAACTTTGTGGCTTTGGAATGTCTGCAGACGCTTACCACATTACCGCACCTGATGAGGATGCCGACGGGGCAGCACGGTCAATGGAAGCCGCTGTTCAAGATGCGAACATCTCTCCATCGGATATTAATTATATTAATGCTCATGGAACCTCTACTCATTTAAATGATCTAAATGAAACTATAGCTATCAAGCGTGTGTTTTCTGATACAGCTTATGATTTAGCGGTCAGTTCAACAAAATCCATGACAGGTCATCTTCTTGGAGCAGCTGGTGCTGTTGAAGCCATCTTCAGTGTATTGTCCATCCGGGATCAAGTCGCACCGCCAACCATTAATCTGGATAATCCTGATGAAGGATGTGATTTGAATTATGTACCGCATGTGCCACAATACAGAGAAATTAATTATGTGTTAAGTAATTCTCTCGGTTTTGGGGGTACGAACGGCAGCCTGATATTTAAACGGATATAAATGGAAAAAAATTGGCTTAAGAAATTAATTATTTATAGCTCTGTTTTCTTATTTTTTGCCGCTTCTGTTCTGTTATGGGATATGTATCGTTTAGTTAAAAAGCCCATGCTCTCAGTAAAACAAGAACCGCTTATCATTAATCTTGAAAATCAGACTTCTGCGAACCAGTTTGTCAAAAGACTTAAGAAAAAGCACCTCATTCGTTCTGGAAAACTTTTTCTTCTAATCATTAGAATGCAAGGTTTTTCCAAAGAGTTAAAAGCGGGAATCTATAAGGTGTATCCTGGTGAATCAGCGCAGCAATTTCTTTATCGAGTTGTCCGTGGTGATGTACTTACAGAGTCTTTTCAGATTATTGAAGGGAGTAATATAACTAAAATAAGTACGAAGCTTGAGAAGTCACCCTATTTGACTTACACCTCTGACGTATGGAAACGAATAGCGGGAAATCATCTTAATGCCGAAGGGCTGTTATTGGCAGATACTTATCAATATCAGGCAGGTAGTCATAGTTTTTCATTGCTACATCAGGCCAATCAAAAACTGAAGGATTATTTGGATTTTCGTTGGGCAAATCGTGATAAAAACCTGCCTTATCGATCTTCCTATCAATTGCTTATCGCCGCCTCAATTCTGGAAAAAGAAGCCTCTATTCCCAGGGAAAAGAAGATTATAGCAGGAATCATGGTGAATAGATTAAAAAAAAGTATGCCTTTACAAATGGATCCAACAGTGATTTACGCCTTAGGTTCTGAATTTAAAGGTAAATTAAGTCGCTCAGATTTACAGGTTGATTCACCTTATAATACGTATCGATATCCCGGACTACCCCCAACACCCATTGCAATGGTAGGTAAGGATGCAATTGATGCCGCTGCACACCCGGAATTTACTGAATATTTTTATTTTGTGGCAAAGGGCGATGGTTCGCACCATTTTTCTAAAACCTATGATCAGCATAGAAAGGCGGTGTTGCATTATCAAATCAAGGATTAATAATGTCATTTTCGGGAAAATTTATTGCTATTGAAGGGCTGGAAGGAGCAGGAAAATCTACCGCGGTAGAACTGCTGGTTAATCGTTTACAGCAAGCGAGTATTCAGGTATTGATTACACGTGAACCCGGAGGAACAGCAATTGGTGAAATTCTGCGCTCAATTTTAAAAGACCCGCGATATAAAGAAACACTAAATGCAAAAACCGAGTTATTACTATTGTATGCCGCAAGAATCCAATTGATTAATGAAGTGATTTTACCTGCACTGAAACAGGGCATTTGGGTCATTACCGATCGTTTTGAACTGTCTACATTTGCGTATCAAGGTGGCGGGCGTGGCTTAAATAAAGAATTTATTAAACAATTGTCTGCATATTGTCTGGAAGGATTTTCTCCTGATTTAACTTTATTTCTTGATATCTCTCCTGAAGAAGGAATGGCAAGAGCCAGACAGCGGGGGAAGGCTGACAGAATTGAGCAGGAGTCCATGGCGTTCTTTCATAAAATTTATGATGCTTATATGAAACTAATAACACTAACTCCTAATGTGAAAATCATCAATGCATCCGCTCCATTAAATGAAGTACAGAATGAAATCTCACAAATAATAGACAACTATCTCATTACTCATGCAAATCTTTGATGCAACTCCTTTACTGCCAGAACATCATAACCAATGGCAGCAAATACAACAGGCCATACTCAAAAAACGTCTGTCCCAGGCCTTACTGTTGATTGGCTCAACCGATTGTTCTTTACCACAATTCGTTAAAAAGCTGATTTCTTTAAGTTTTTGCGTGGCAAACACAAGTGAACCCTGTATGAAATGCCATCATTGCAGAATGATTCATAAAGCCGAACACCCCGATGTTCACTGGATTAAGCCTGACAAACCTGGCAATGGGTTAAAGATAGAACAGATACGCCAGTTACAAGGATTAGCTTATCAAACCCCGCAATGTGCTGCTTCACAATTTTTTGTTCTGGAAGCGGCAGAACGAATGAATCCGTCCGTAGCAAATGCGCTTTTGAAGATATTAGAGGAACCCTCAGAACACAGTTTTTTTGTTTTAGTAGCTGAACATTTAAGTTCTTTATTACCCACCGTTATTAGTCGCTGTCATATATTGCGCTTTCATAAAAATATAAAAAATAATGAGCTTTTACAACTCGCAAATCACCTTTTTGCTTTAAATTCAGAACCTGAGAGTTCGCTTATTGTTTCTGTTTTGGATGATCTAATTGAGCTATTAATAGGAAAAACCATACCAACTCTGATTGCTATTCGATGGAAAGATCATGAATTTAAAGATTTATTAGAGTTATTATCACTGGTTTTTTCTCAATTAATCTATTTACTTATTCAAAATCAAAAGGCAACAGGAACTTATGATAAATATTTGAATCAGCTTTTGCCCTTAGTCAATTTGCATAGAATGTTTTTACAGCTATCCAAAATTACTTCATTACTGCAAAAAATAAGCCATAATGTGAATATAAATCAAAGTTTGGCCATTGAGGATTTGTGCATTCATTTGATAGATATGAGAAGAAATAAGAAGGATGAGTCATGACGAGTGAGGTGAAGGAAATTCGTTGCACTTTTACAAGCGAGGCTTCTTTGTATCTTGCCTATATGCCATTTGTCAAAGGCGGGGGCATTTTTGTCCGCACAATACAGAATTACTCCTTAACTGAAAAGGTCAAACTTTGTATCAAGCTAATGGATGAAACGGAGCCTTATGTTATTGAAGGAAAAATCATCTGGATCACACCAAAAGGTGCTCAGGGTAACAAACCTGCCGGCATCGGCGTTCAGTTTTGCGGTGAGCAAAAACGCTATTTATGTAATAAAATTGAGACCTATTTAGCCGGTATGTTAAAATCCACACAAATCACCGATACAATTTAAGCGGAAAACCAAATCATGCTTGTTGATTCCCATTGTCATTTAAATTTTATTGATTTAACGCCTTTTGACAACAGCCTGCAAAATGTTCTTGATCAGGCAAGAAAAGAAAATGTAGAGCATATGCTTTCCGTCTGTGTAGAGCTCGATGATTATCCTCAATTACAAAAAATTGCCGAAGATCATTTAAATGTCAGTATCTCGGTAGGGGTGCATCCAAACTCGGAAATGACGGAAGAAGTGACTTCCGAGCAGTTAATTTCATTAGCGAATGCTCATCCTGCATGCATTGCTATTGGCGAAACTGGTCTTGATTACTATCGTACCAGCAGTGATGAAGCACGTGATATTCAACAGTCACGCTTCAGAGAGCATATCAGAGCAGCCATTCGGACCCAAAAGCCATTAATTATTCATACCAGGGATGCGGCCGAAGATACCTTAAGAATCATGGCAGAAGAAAATGCTCAGCATATTGGTGGAGTTATGCATTGTTTTGCAGAAAGCTTGGAGGTGGCAAAGCAAGCTATTGACTTAAATTTTTATATTTCATTCTCTGGAATCGTCACTTTTAAAAATGCCAAAAATTTACAAATTGTTGCCCGACAAATACCTTTAGAACGTATTTTAATTGAAACAGATTCTCCTTATCTTGCTCCGGTTCCATATCGAGGAAAACAAAATCATCCTGCTTTAGTTAAGCATACTGCTCTTTTTCTAGCCGAACTACTCCAAATTGAATATCGATGTATCGCTGAAACTACAACGCATAATTTTTACCGTTGTTTTAATGTATCCAGGAAAAGCTGAACATCAGGCAGAGAAAAGCAATAAGTATAATTGTAAGCGGTAAAAAACAAAGGTGATAACTGATAAGACTTCCTATAATGATTGAAAAAACCGCTGAAATACTCATTCTTGAAGTATTAATAATGGCCATGGCTGAAGCAGGATTTTTTTTAAAATCAGTGAGCATCAGAGATAGGGTCGGGGGATTTGTCAGAACTATTCCTAAGGTGATAATCACGGAAGGCAGCAATGCATAGATACTTAATCCTCTCCAAGCCATAAGACAAAGCATAGAAAGGCCGCCCAGCATATGGATGATAATACCAAGACGCATATTCCATTTTAATGGGTAAATTTCTCGAAGCTGAATTCCCAAATAATTTCCAACAATAATGATCAGTCCATTAGCAGCAAAAAGAAATGCAAATTGAGAAGGAGAGAAATGAAGTTCATCAATCACCAAATAGGCGACATTCAGCGTGAAAATCATAAAACTTGAATATGAACCGGTAATTATAACAATGCCTTTCCATAGTTGTGGATGTTTAATCACATTTCGGTAATAACTAAATAAGGTTCTTAGGGCGAAATCATTTTTTCTGGACTCCCAATAAGGAGACTCATGGAGAATATGTTGGCTTAAAATCAAAAACGTTAAAGCTATAAGGGCCATACTGATGAAATTGGATTGCCAGCCAAAATGAACAAATAAGATTGCCCCAATAAGTGGTGCAAAAATAGGTGAAATGGATATCGCCATGGAGATATGAGAAATAGCCCGCGCACGTATTGTACTGTCTTCATAATCTCTGGTAGATGAAAAGGCCACAATATTTGCGCAGCAAACCGATAGTCCCTGTATAATTCGTCCTGTGATCAACATTCCGATATTGATGGCAAAGATGCAAATTAAAGTACCTATCAGAAAAAGGGTAAGGCTGATAGGCAGGCATTTCTGTCGTCCGAAATGATCAACCAAGGGTCCCCAGAGTAATTGACTGAGGCCAAATATAAACAAGTAAAGACTTAAAGTAAGCTGGCCTATAGAGTGAGTAGTATGAAATAGGTGTGTAATATAAGGTAGTGCTGGTTGATATAAATCAAAGGTCAGCAAAGCAAATCCTGACAAGGATGCGATGAAAATAAACGGTGTTTTTCGATTCTGCATTTAGAATCACCAGTGGAAAATATATTTAATAAATGGAAATTCCCTCAAGATTATTCGGGAAAAAGCTATATATTTGATCCGGGTTTTTACTTCATCCTGGCAAGCTTGATTGTATAATATACCACAAATCTAGAAATGGAAGGTAATAATGAGCTTATATATTGGATTAATGTCAGGAACCAGCATGGATGGAATAGATGCTGCCTTGCTTGATGTAAAAACAAATCAGCTTGTTTGTGCATTAACAAATGCATACAGCGAAGAAGCGATAAGACGATTAGATTGTTTGCAAGAACAGAAGCTTCACTCTCTAAAATTCATTTGCGAATTAAATCGGTTAATTGGTTGCGAGTTCGCCTACTTAACCATGAGCCTGTTGTCGAAGGCAAGGATTCCCGCAAGCCAGATCGTTGCTATTGGCAGCCATGGTCAGACCGTTTGTCACGGAACTACAGCGGAGCTCAATTATACCATGCAGCTAGGATGTCCCCATACGATCGCCGAACATACGGGAATAACCGTTGTGGCAGATTTTAGAACCAGGGATATAGTAGCAGGTGGTCAAGGAGCCCCTTTCGCTCCTTTGTATCATAAAGCCATCCTTGCCTCCAGCACAGAAAATATAGCTGTGGTTAATCTGGGAGGCATTGCCAATATCAGTTTACTTACGAAAAATGGATGTGTACGGGGTTGGGATGTGGGACCAGGTAATTGTTTGATGGATAAATGGATATTCAAACATCTCAATCGCTCCTTCGATCATAATGGCAACTGGGCCGCGCAGGGGAAATTGATACCTTCTTTGCTGGATAATCTGCTTTCTGAGCCATTTTTTATCCAGTCTTCTCCTAAAAGTATCGGCAAAGAATATTTTTCATTAAGATGGCTTGAGCAATATCTATCGCCACAATATGCGCCCGTTGATGTCCAGGCTACTTTACTGGAATTAACTGCGAGAAATATAAGCGATGCCATCCTGCAGTCCAATATAAGGTTTTCTAAGCTTTATTTGTGCGGCGGCGGGGCGCATAATCAAGCATTGAAAATGAAAATCGCTTCTTTATTGCCTGATATTGCAGTAGAAAAGACATCCCAGGTTGGAATTTCCGAGGACTATCTGGAAGCAATGATGTTTGCCTGGATAGCTGATAAAACAATTCACCATAAGGCCATCGATTTATCAGATATTACTGGAAGTCAATACCCGCTGCTATTAGGAGCCATTTATCCAGCAAATCGTTTTAATAGATGAATTATTGGATTCATTGCACAACATTGCCAGATGAAAATTTTGTTGTTTATACTAAAAAATAATTGACATTAAAAATAGTACTGAGCTTTAATTGGAACTTATTAACAAAGTGAATCTAATTTGAGCATAACAAACATAAAAAAAACTAATCTTTTTAGTGCCTATATCATTTTTTTCCTCGCCGCTTCCTTTTATCTTTATGAATTCATATTGCAGGTGGCTCCTTCAGTTATGGCCAAACAAATGATGCAGGCTTTTAGAGTAAGTGCTGAAGGTTTTGGTGTTGTCTCGGCATTTTATTTTTACGCTTATGCACCCATGCAACTACCTGCAGGTTTACTTTTTGATCGCTATGGCCCAAGAAAATTAATGACTTTTGCTATACTTCTTTGCGCAGCAGGTACGATTTTTTTTGCATCAACCAACAGTGTTCTAACGGCTTCTCTTGGACGCTTTCTTATTGGTATGGGATCAGCCTTTTCATTTATCGGAGTATTGGTTTTAATATCACGCTGGTTTCCGCCGCAATATTTTGCTCTTATGGCAGGAGTTGCTCAATTAATGAGCTCTATAGGGGCAATATTTGGCGAGGTTCCTCTAGCTGCCTTGGTCAATCTGGCCGGATGGCGTATAGCCAATTTTATATTGGCTGCTCTGGGTTGCATCCTTGCAGCATTAATCTGGCTCATCATCAGAGATTTTCCTGATCAAAATATCCAGCCGAAGCCTGTACACGGTTTTAAAGAGGAATGGAAGCGCTTAATCACAGTATGCCGTCATTCTTATACTTGGATAACAGGAGCCTATGCTTTTACCATCTGGACACCCATTGCGGTATTTGCCGCTCTTTGGGGAGTGCCTTATCTTCAGGTTAAGTATCAAACCAGTGTGCTTGTCGCTTCTGGCTTAACCAGTATGATTTGGATAGGTATTGGCATTGGAAGTCCTTTATTAGGTTGGTTAAGTGATCGGGTAGGAAGTCGAAAACTATCTTTGGGAATCAGCGGCTTTTTTGGCCTTATAGCAACTTTGATGCTCCTGTATGTTCCAAATATACCTTTATCATTAATGTATCTAATTCTTTTTGTTCTGGGGCTTGGATCAGGAGGTCAGACTGTAAGTTTCGCCGTGGTTAAAGATAATAATTCAAGCAAATACGTTGGAACAGCTTCTGGGTTTAATAATCTTTCTGTATTGTTAGGAGGAGCAATATTTCAACCTGTTGTAGGTTTTATATTACATAATAGTCATTCCTGGAAAATTGTAAATGGTGTGCATGTATATGCCATTGAAAGTTATCAAAAAGCTTTGTTGGTTATGCCCTTATGTTATGCAGCAAGTTTGATTATTGTTGTATTCTTCCTTAAAGAAACTCATCCTTTAAGACAGAAACAATAAGCAGT contains:
- a CDS encoding MFS transporter — its product is MQNRKTPFIFIASLSGFALLTFDLYQPALPYITHLFHTTHSIGQLTLSLYLFIFGLSQLLWGPLVDHFGRQKCLPISLTLFLIGTLICIFAINIGMLITGRIIQGLSVCCANIVAFSSTRDYEDSTIRARAISHISMAISISPIFAPLIGAILFVHFGWQSNFISMALIALTFLILSQHILHESPYWESRKNDFALRTLFSYYRNVIKHPQLWKGIVIITGSYSSFMIFTLNVAYLVIDELHFSPSQFAFLFAANGLIIIVGNYLGIQLREIYPLKWNMRLGIIIHMLGGLSMLCLMAWRGLSIYALLPSVIITLGIVLTNPPTLSLMLTDFKKNPASAMAIINTSRMSISAVFSIIIGSLISYHLCFLPLTIILIAFLCLMFSFSWIH
- a CDS encoding TatD family hydrolase, with translation MLVDSHCHLNFIDLTPFDNSLQNVLDQARKENVEHMLSVCVELDDYPQLQKIAEDHLNVSISVGVHPNSEMTEEVTSEQLISLANAHPACIAIGETGLDYYRTSSDEARDIQQSRFREHIRAAIRTQKPLIIHTRDAAEDTLRIMAEENAQHIGGVMHCFAESLEVAKQAIDLNFYISFSGIVTFKNAKNLQIVARQIPLERILIETDSPYLAPVPYRGKQNHPALVKHTALFLAELLQIEYRCIAETTTHNFYRCFNVSRKS
- a CDS encoding MFS transporter, which gives rise to MSITNIKKTNLFSAYIIFFLAASFYLYEFILQVAPSVMAKQMMQAFRVSAEGFGVVSAFYFYAYAPMQLPAGLLFDRYGPRKLMTFAILLCAAGTIFFASTNSVLTASLGRFLIGMGSAFSFIGVLVLISRWFPPQYFALMAGVAQLMSSIGAIFGEVPLAALVNLAGWRIANFILAALGCILAALIWLIIRDFPDQNIQPKPVHGFKEEWKRLITVCRHSYTWITGAYAFTIWTPIAVFAALWGVPYLQVKYQTSVLVASGLTSMIWIGIGIGSPLLGWLSDRVGSRKLSLGISGFFGLIATLMLLYVPNIPLSLMYLILFVLGLGSGGQTVSFAVVKDNNSSKYVGTASGFNNLSVLLGGAIFQPVVGFILHNSHSWKIVNGVHVYAIESYQKALLVMPLCYAASLIIVVFFLKETHPLRQKQ
- a CDS encoding anhydro-N-acetylmuramic acid kinase is translated as MSLYIGLMSGTSMDGIDAALLDVKTNQLVCALTNAYSEEAIRRLDCLQEQKLHSLKFICELNRLIGCEFAYLTMSLLSKARIPASQIVAIGSHGQTVCHGTTAELNYTMQLGCPHTIAEHTGITVVADFRTRDIVAGGQGAPFAPLYHKAILASSTENIAVVNLGGIANISLLTKNGCVRGWDVGPGNCLMDKWIFKHLNRSFDHNGNWAAQGKLIPSLLDNLLSEPFFIQSSPKSIGKEYFSLRWLEQYLSPQYAPVDVQATLLELTARNISDAILQSNIRFSKLYLCGGGAHNQALKMKIASLLPDIAVEKTSQVGISEDYLEAMMFAWIADKTIHHKAIDLSDITGSQYPLLLGAIYPANRFNR
- a CDS encoding PilZ domain-containing protein, giving the protein MTSEVKEIRCTFTSEASLYLAYMPFVKGGGIFVRTIQNYSLTEKVKLCIKLMDETEPYVIEGKIIWITPKGAQGNKPAGIGVQFCGEQKRYLCNKIETYLAGMLKSTQITDTI
- the tmk gene encoding dTMP kinase, with amino-acid sequence MMSFSGKFIAIEGLEGAGKSTAVELLVNRLQQASIQVLITREPGGTAIGEILRSILKDPRYKETLNAKTELLLLYAARIQLINEVILPALKQGIWVITDRFELSTFAYQGGGRGLNKEFIKQLSAYCLEGFSPDLTLFLDISPEEGMARARQRGKADRIEQESMAFFHKIYDAYMKLITLTPNVKIINASAPLNEVQNEISQIIDNYLITHANL